The genomic region CCATCCCTGGCATTGATGAGCTCATCAATGGGAACAAAGCGAAACTCAATACTGAAGCAACGATTTGTGGTAAACAGATACTTCCGTTGAATAGACCAAGGTACGAGCCCATGTTGGCACCTGAAAGTGCGTTGGTCAAAATGGTGAATGGGAACATCATCATTGCGGCCCATGAAATACCAATCAAGCAGAATGAGAGGATGAGAACCCATTGATTATGAACAACGAAAATTGAGGCAAACCCAACGGCACCTAATACTAAACTAGTTGCGTACATTGGCTTGTGCTTGTCATTTGGCATCTTAGCAAGAACTAATGACCAAACAACGGCAGCTAAAGCGTAAATTGCGGATAGAACACCGAACCAGTTGGCACCGGCTTGATAGCCAGCACTTGCAGGATCTGTTGCGCGCCAAACGTTCTTGGCGACGGCACCTGCACCATAAGTCCAAAGGTATTGGAAGGCCATCCAGCAGAAGAATTGAACAAGAGTTAACGTCCAGAATACTTTAGGAGCACGTTTCAAAAGTGTAAATAAACCAACTTTTTCTTGAACATCTGCTTCAGTAATACCGTGATAGGCGTTATATTCTGCGGGTGTATATTCTTTAACTCTCAAAATAGTGAAGGCACTACAGATAACTAAGATAACGGCACCTGT from Latilactobacillus sakei subsp. sakei DSM 20017 = JCM 1157 harbors:
- a CDS encoding SLC45 family MFS transporter is translated as MPKLSIATIWMISFGFFGVQMAFSLQSSQMGRIFQTLGADPTKLGFFFILPPLAGLVVQPLVGYYSDKTWMPKIGRRLPYLLMGSLVAVIVMFLLPNSGSLGFGYGSLAALWFGAITILFMDLSSNVAMQPFKMMVGDMVNDEQKGFAYSIQSFLSNSGSVLAAIFPYLLTGLGVANIAPKGVIPNSVIFSFYTGAVILVICSAFTILRVKEYTPAEYNAYHGITEADVQEKVGLFTLLKRAPKVFWTLTLVQFFCWMAFQYLWTYGAGAVAKNVWRATDPASAGYQAGANWFGVLSAIYALAAVVWSLVLAKMPNDKHKPMYATSLVLGAVGFASIFVVHNQWVLILSFCLIGISWAAMMMFPFTILTNALSGANMGSYLGLFNGSICLPQIVASVLSFALFPLMSSSMPGMVLLAGILMLVGAFSVSSIKEVFA